The following are encoded together in the Capsulimonas corticalis genome:
- the ftcD gene encoding glutamate formimidoyltransferase, with the protein MSEPIIQCVPNFSEGRRPEVVQAIVGAVSATPGVRLVDWSSDTDHNRMVVTFVGPPAPVAAAAKAAAGAAVRHISLTEHHGVHPRLGAIDVLPFVPIKNITMEECARLATQLGAEIAEDLQLPVFLYEFASTGRRALPDVRRGAFSEITPDYGPSSPHPTAGAVVVGARGPLIAYNVNLSTPDIRAAKTIARELRADGAAGFVGVRALGLALESRGLSQVSINVVHPESVSLYALFSYIARRAEELGTKAVESEVIGALPGFSAYGLIRDAIAATRIKPGQVLWENWPT; encoded by the coding sequence ATGAGTGAGCCGATCATCCAGTGCGTCCCAAACTTCAGCGAAGGCCGCCGTCCGGAAGTTGTTCAGGCGATTGTCGGCGCGGTCTCGGCGACGCCCGGCGTGCGCCTTGTGGACTGGAGCAGCGACACGGACCATAATCGGATGGTCGTCACGTTCGTCGGCCCGCCCGCGCCGGTCGCCGCCGCCGCGAAGGCGGCGGCCGGCGCCGCCGTTCGGCATATTTCGCTGACCGAGCACCACGGCGTCCACCCCAGGCTTGGCGCGATCGACGTGCTGCCGTTCGTTCCAATCAAAAATATCACCATGGAGGAATGCGCCCGTCTCGCCACTCAGCTGGGGGCGGAGATCGCCGAAGATCTCCAGCTTCCGGTCTTCCTGTATGAGTTCGCATCGACCGGGCGCCGGGCGCTGCCGGACGTGCGGCGCGGCGCATTCTCCGAGATCACGCCCGATTACGGGCCGTCATCGCCCCACCCCACGGCCGGCGCGGTCGTCGTCGGCGCGCGCGGGCCATTGATCGCCTATAACGTCAATCTCAGCACTCCAGACATCCGAGCGGCGAAGACCATCGCGCGTGAGCTGCGCGCGGATGGCGCGGCGGGCTTTGTGGGCGTGCGCGCCCTGGGGCTCGCGCTGGAGTCGCGCGGATTGAGCCAGGTGTCGATCAACGTCGTTCACCCGGAGTCCGTCTCCCTCTACGCCCTATTTTCTTATATTGCCAGGCGAGCCGAAGAACTGGGAACAAAAGCCGTGGAGAGTGAAGTGATTGGCGCGCTGCCGGGCTTTTCCGCGTACGGTCTCATCCGTGATGCGATCGCAGCAACGAGAATAAAGCCCGGCCAGGTCCTATGGGAGAACTGGCCGACGTAA
- the pstC gene encoding phosphate ABC transporter permease subunit PstC: protein MTTTPINSPSAASSSPKKLVFPKASFSIRYGDRIYAAITFLASLSIFGIIVWLAVQLSSASSESIHKFGWGYITKSTWDETTDVYGILPYIFGTLYSSFLALLIAVPISIGSAVFLSELAPKWLRTPMTFLIELLAAIPSVVYGLWGIFVMLPWLKDHVMHPIANSRIPHIPILGGLFSGEAIGPSMMAAGIILAIMVIPFITAVTRDILKAIPKAQREGSYGLGATQWETISRVVIPFAKSGIVGAVMLGLGRALGETMAVTMLIGNQPPSTPNGISFSLFQPGYTMSSALANKFNEAGPGLNTSALVEIGLVLFFVTIVVNMAARLLVFYTAKDVAGGK from the coding sequence ATGACAACAACACCAATCAACTCACCTTCCGCGGCTTCTTCATCGCCTAAGAAACTCGTGTTTCCCAAGGCGTCGTTTTCCATTCGCTACGGCGACCGAATTTACGCCGCCATTACCTTCTTGGCGTCCCTCAGCATCTTTGGCATCATTGTCTGGCTCGCCGTCCAGCTGTCCAGCGCGAGCTCGGAATCGATCCACAAATTCGGATGGGGCTATATCACCAAATCGACGTGGGATGAAACGACCGATGTCTATGGGATCCTCCCTTATATCTTCGGCACCCTTTATTCCTCGTTCCTGGCCCTGCTGATCGCCGTGCCGATCAGTATCGGCTCCGCGGTTTTCCTCTCGGAACTTGCGCCGAAATGGCTGCGCACTCCGATGACTTTTTTGATCGAGCTCCTCGCCGCCATTCCCAGTGTCGTGTATGGTCTCTGGGGAATTTTTGTGATGCTGCCGTGGCTCAAAGACCACGTCATGCACCCAATCGCGAACTCCCGAATTCCGCATATCCCGATCCTCGGAGGACTCTTCTCCGGTGAGGCGATCGGTCCGAGCATGATGGCCGCCGGAATCATTCTGGCGATCATGGTCATTCCGTTTATCACCGCAGTGACGCGCGATATTCTGAAGGCGATCCCGAAGGCGCAGCGCGAAGGCTCATACGGCCTGGGAGCGACCCAGTGGGAGACGATCAGCCGTGTCGTGATTCCGTTCGCAAAGTCCGGTATCGTCGGCGCCGTGATGCTTGGCCTCGGCCGGGCGCTCGGCGAGACGATGGCGGTCACGATGCTGATCGGCAACCAGCCGCCCAGCACGCCGAACGGCATCTCGTTCTCGCTGTTCCAGCCCGGATATACGATGTCCAGCGCATTGGCGAACAAGTTCAATGAGGCCGGACCTGGTCTGAACACCTCCGCGCTGGTGGAGATCGGCCTTGTGCTGTTCTTCGTCACGATCGTCGTCAACATGGCGGCGCGCCTCCTGGTGTTCTACACGGCAAAGGATGTGGCTGGTGGTAAATAA
- a CDS encoding metallophosphoesterase family protein → MRIGVLSDIHGDLAALSRVWAQLAREGLTTGIVLNAGDNVGYGKSPEKCVQFLRDHPNIVNVRGNYDKHVALFPERREKYQKKWGRLRPDKYATLRDSSAAISDPSRAWLAALPDFEIVDAGVAQIFLTHYSPGSKEGLGDWTPESRLAELARNTEARIVVSGHTHSAFAGYGGGTLFLNPGTVGRNWNKRAEYAILTLDDNLSTRVELKSI, encoded by the coding sequence TTGCGGATCGGTGTACTGAGCGATATCCATGGCGACCTCGCCGCGCTGTCGCGTGTGTGGGCGCAACTGGCGCGTGAGGGGCTGACAACGGGAATTGTGCTGAACGCCGGCGACAATGTCGGATACGGCAAGTCGCCGGAAAAGTGCGTGCAATTTCTCCGGGATCATCCCAATATCGTCAATGTGCGCGGGAATTACGACAAGCACGTCGCCCTCTTCCCCGAGCGGCGTGAGAAGTATCAAAAGAAGTGGGGGCGCTTGCGGCCCGACAAGTACGCGACGCTTCGCGACAGCAGCGCGGCGATCTCGGATCCGTCACGGGCATGGCTCGCCGCGCTTCCGGACTTCGAGATCGTCGACGCCGGCGTCGCCCAGATCTTCCTGACGCACTATTCGCCGGGTTCCAAAGAAGGGCTGGGGGATTGGACGCCGGAGTCGCGGCTGGCGGAACTGGCGCGCAATACGGAGGCGCGGATCGTGGTCTCCGGCCACACGCACTCCGCGTTCGCGGGGTATGGCGGCGGCACGCTGTTTCTCAATCCCGGGACCGTCGGCCGCAACTGGAACAAACGCGCCGAGTACGCGATTTTGACGCTGGACGACAACTTGAGCACGCGGGTGGAGCTAAAAAGCATATGA
- a CDS encoding Ppx/GppA phosphatase family protein yields the protein MSTRIAAIDVGTNSTKATLADADQGKITIVREDSEVTRLGEGVDASKTLKQIAMDRTLAAIQRFADAARADGATRIVAAGTSAMRDASNGPEFIDRIHRDAGVSIEIITGDREAELAYAAIRSDDSLGLAADLALLVFDIGGGSSEFIVGEGNSVRAHRSLNIGAVRLTERFLHGDPPTASELEEAASYTREMLEQFELAPHPKAIAGIGGTAINVAAVAAHAAGAGDAEIHGRSVTLADVNDVLGLFISRTTEERKRVPGLESARADVIIGGVLILQHLLQRAGVDRFVVSKRGLRYGLIAEAARER from the coding sequence ATGAGCACACGAATCGCAGCAATCGATGTCGGCACGAACTCCACGAAAGCAACCCTCGCCGACGCCGATCAGGGCAAAATCACCATCGTTCGTGAAGACTCGGAAGTGACGCGCCTTGGCGAGGGCGTGGACGCCTCCAAAACGCTGAAGCAAATCGCCATGGACCGCACGCTCGCCGCCATTCAGCGCTTCGCCGACGCCGCGCGCGCCGATGGCGCGACGCGTATTGTTGCGGCCGGCACAAGCGCCATGCGGGATGCGTCCAATGGCCCCGAGTTTATCGACCGCATTCATCGCGATGCCGGGGTCTCGATTGAGATCATTACTGGCGATCGTGAGGCGGAGCTTGCTTATGCGGCGATCCGGTCCGACGACAGCCTGGGGCTTGCCGCGGACCTGGCTCTTCTTGTCTTTGATATCGGCGGCGGCAGCAGTGAATTCATTGTGGGCGAGGGGAACTCAGTACGCGCCCATCGTAGTTTGAATATTGGAGCCGTCCGGCTGACGGAGCGTTTTTTGCACGGCGATCCCCCCACTGCCTCCGAGCTGGAGGAAGCGGCGAGCTATACGCGGGAGATGCTGGAGCAGTTCGAGCTTGCGCCGCACCCGAAGGCGATCGCCGGCATCGGCGGCACGGCGATCAACGTCGCCGCCGTCGCGGCGCATGCGGCGGGCGCGGGCGACGCCGAGATTCACGGCCGTTCCGTCACGCTGGCGGATGTCAATGATGTGCTGGGTCTCTTCATAAGCCGTACTACCGAGGAGCGCAAACGCGTTCCAGGACTGGAAAGCGCGCGCGCCGATGTGATTATTGGCGGTGTTTTGATCCTCCAGCATTTGCTGCAGCGAGCGGGCGTTGACCGTTTTGTGGTGAGCAAGCGCGGCCTGCGCTACGGATTGATTGCGGAAGCCGCGCGCGAGCGGTGA
- the mutY gene encoding A/G-specific adenine glycosylase — MAAVSFAGSIPLEPSKKTVLGERLLHWYGFHKRDLPWRRSEAGSYGVWISEIMLQQTTVAAVIPFYERWMTRFPTLSALAEAPVDDVLRLWAGLGYYARARNLHRTAQIVTERHGGALPSDPKEILALPGIGRYTAGAILSIAHNQSEPILDTNVIRVLARVYTVTGDPKKSAHTQSVLWDLAREVIPDGRASDFNQAMMELGALVCTPAAPRCEGCPLNAICQAYLEGDPARYPELDKTRKWKDDEDVSIAVQNERGHFLVVQRPADDPLWGGLWELPRARRRPEETLEQCAARAAFEAAELTVPSVEQFGNLKHVVGNRRITLHGYRAQVARGAQLSQNGAWKKLEDFSGIAMATPQVRLVTKLKLSLVQGSLEF; from the coding sequence ATGGCAGCAGTATCTTTCGCCGGTTCGATCCCCTTGGAACCTTCCAAAAAGACAGTGCTCGGTGAGCGCCTTCTCCACTGGTACGGATTTCATAAGCGTGATTTGCCTTGGCGGCGATCGGAAGCCGGTTCTTACGGTGTCTGGATCTCCGAGATTATGCTCCAGCAGACGACCGTGGCCGCCGTCATCCCGTTCTATGAGCGCTGGATGACGCGGTTTCCGACCTTGAGCGCGCTCGCGGAGGCGCCGGTCGACGACGTCCTGCGGCTGTGGGCGGGCCTGGGCTACTATGCGCGCGCCCGCAACCTGCACCGAACGGCGCAGATCGTCACGGAGCGCCATGGCGGCGCGCTGCCGTCCGATCCAAAGGAGATCCTGGCGCTGCCGGGAATCGGGCGCTATACGGCGGGGGCGATCCTATCGATTGCTCACAACCAATCGGAGCCGATCCTCGATACGAACGTGATCCGAGTTTTGGCGCGCGTGTATACGGTGACAGGAGATCCTAAAAAGTCCGCGCACACACAGTCCGTACTGTGGGATCTGGCGCGTGAGGTGATTCCCGACGGGCGCGCCTCGGACTTCAATCAAGCGATGATGGAGCTGGGAGCGCTGGTGTGTACGCCCGCCGCGCCGAGGTGCGAGGGATGCCCGCTGAACGCGATCTGTCAGGCGTACCTGGAAGGCGATCCGGCGCGCTATCCCGAGCTCGATAAAACGCGCAAATGGAAGGACGATGAAGACGTCTCTATCGCCGTGCAGAACGAGCGCGGACACTTTCTGGTAGTGCAGCGCCCGGCGGACGATCCGCTGTGGGGAGGTCTCTGGGAGCTGCCGCGCGCGCGCCGCCGCCCGGAGGAGACGCTGGAGCAGTGCGCCGCCCGCGCCGCCTTCGAGGCGGCGGAATTGACCGTTCCCTCTGTGGAGCAGTTCGGCAATTTGAAACACGTGGTCGGAAACCGGCGGATTACGCTGCATGGGTATCGCGCGCAGGTCGCGCGCGGCGCGCAACTTTCCCAGAACGGCGCGTGGAAGAAGCTGGAAGATTTTTCGGGGATCGCGATGGCGACCCCTCAGGTGCGACTGGTTACGAAGCTGAAACTGTCGCTGGTTCAGGGCAGTCTGGAGTTCTGA
- the mutT gene encoding 8-oxo-dGTP diphosphatase MutT: MNIAIAIIKHPKDDRILIAQRKADVHLANFWEFPGGKCHPGETLRQAVRRETREEVGLEIDILEEWNSITHDYPGRTVTLFPFLCRALSDDARPLGNGKVAWVTVAELPNYEFPEANAPLIRRLLRSTVLTAAAV, from the coding sequence ATGAATATCGCTATCGCCATTATTAAACATCCAAAAGACGACCGTATTTTGATCGCGCAGCGCAAGGCCGACGTTCATCTCGCCAATTTCTGGGAGTTTCCCGGCGGCAAATGCCATCCCGGAGAAACGCTCCGACAAGCCGTAAGGCGGGAGACGCGAGAAGAGGTCGGGCTGGAAATCGACATCCTTGAGGAGTGGAACTCGATCACTCACGACTATCCGGGCCGCACCGTCACGCTCTTTCCATTTCTCTGTCGCGCGCTCTCGGATGACGCGCGGCCGCTCGGCAACGGCAAGGTCGCCTGGGTGACCGTCGCCGAACTGCCGAACTACGAGTTCCCCGAGGCCAACGCGCCTCTGATCCGGCGGCTCCTGCGCTCCACCGTGCTCACCGCAGCCGCCGTCTAA
- the pstA gene encoding phosphate ABC transporter permease PstA: MVNNSTAVKPHRSNVTQRKIANRIMLTLCMLASLAAVTVLGLVLFFLVSKGFSSINLNFFTKLPNHVDEKAGGMSQSIYGTLVLLGLASLIGLPLGILGGIYQLEAKGKFAMIVRFFTDVLNGIPSIVIGIFVYAIWVYPEAQRHPGTGYSAYAGGFALGIMMIPTIMRTTEEILRLVPFSMREASLGLGATRWRTMWSVVLPTARGGVITGIMLALARIAGETAPLLFTVLGNEFFVTHKVFGIKVPTLTAPIDALPLRIYNYATAVDPDQQRMAWAGAVVLITLILVLSIAARTATRGKVLEEK; this comes from the coding sequence GTGGTAAATAACTCGACAGCAGTCAAGCCCCATCGCAGCAACGTCACCCAGCGCAAGATCGCGAACCGCATCATGCTGACCCTCTGCATGCTGGCGTCTCTCGCGGCCGTCACGGTGCTGGGACTGGTGCTGTTTTTCCTGGTCTCGAAGGGTTTCTCTTCGATCAACCTCAACTTCTTCACCAAGCTGCCCAACCACGTGGACGAAAAAGCCGGCGGCATGTCGCAGTCCATTTATGGTACACTGGTGCTGTTAGGACTGGCGTCGCTGATCGGTCTGCCCCTGGGCATTCTCGGCGGCATCTACCAGCTGGAGGCGAAGGGCAAGTTCGCGATGATCGTCCGCTTCTTTACGGACGTTCTGAATGGAATTCCCTCGATCGTTATCGGCATCTTCGTCTATGCGATCTGGGTCTATCCAGAAGCGCAGCGGCATCCTGGAACGGGGTACTCGGCTTACGCCGGAGGCTTCGCGCTGGGAATCATGATGATCCCGACGATCATGCGCACCACGGAAGAGATTTTGCGGCTGGTGCCGTTCTCGATGCGTGAGGCGTCTTTGGGCCTGGGAGCCACTCGATGGCGCACAATGTGGAGCGTCGTCCTTCCGACCGCGCGAGGAGGCGTCATTACCGGCATCATGCTGGCGCTCGCGCGAATCGCGGGTGAAACGGCGCCGCTGCTCTTTACCGTATTAGGGAATGAGTTCTTCGTCACGCACAAGGTCTTTGGGATCAAGGTTCCCACGCTCACCGCGCCGATCGACGCGCTGCCCCTGCGCATCTACAACTATGCAACGGCGGTCGATCCCGACCAGCAGCGTATGGCGTGGGCAGGCGCCGTGGTGTTGATCACGCTGATCCTCGTTCTGAGCATCGCCGCGCGAACGGCGACACGCGGCAAGGTTCTGGAAGAAAAATAA
- a CDS encoding SigB/SigF/SigG family RNA polymerase sigma factor, with product MQDQDRVDVTNDTHLTDRPADTNTDDAPRAADRVPPRMGEMTLQTLSFRYAQTRDEAARETLIMHHQKLVHYVASRFIGSGETLEDLVQVGNIGLINALDRFDPSKDVKFSTYAMPTIVGEIKRHFRDKTWQVKVPRWLQELSLNVRKAQQHLVVRLGRPPTVSEIAQEVGATEDRTLEALEICQVASTISLDTRLDAHAGGDSATLMDIVGRWDGGLSDIDTYSDLRHALECLDPRERQVIELRFFEDLSQVKIARELNISQMHVSRLQQRALERLRYILADETKRPSRLRRKAAARSEQPPLLN from the coding sequence ATGCAAGACCAAGATAGGGTTGATGTGACGAACGATACGCATTTGACCGATCGTCCTGCCGATACGAATACCGACGACGCTCCGCGCGCTGCGGATCGGGTTCCCCCGCGAATGGGGGAGATGACGCTGCAGACGCTATCGTTCCGTTACGCCCAGACACGAGACGAGGCGGCGCGCGAGACGCTGATCATGCATCACCAGAAGCTGGTGCATTATGTCGCCTCGCGTTTCATCGGCAGCGGCGAGACGCTCGAAGATTTGGTGCAGGTCGGCAATATCGGCCTGATCAATGCGCTGGACCGGTTCGACCCCTCCAAAGACGTCAAGTTTTCCACCTACGCCATGCCGACTATCGTCGGCGAAATCAAACGCCACTTCCGGGATAAGACCTGGCAGGTCAAAGTGCCGCGCTGGCTCCAGGAGCTCTCGCTGAACGTGCGCAAGGCGCAGCAGCATCTCGTCGTGCGCCTGGGCCGCCCGCCCACGGTCAGCGAGATCGCCCAGGAAGTCGGCGCGACCGAGGACCGAACGCTGGAGGCGCTGGAGATCTGCCAGGTCGCGAGCACCATCTCGCTGGACACCCGCCTGGACGCCCACGCCGGCGGCGACAGCGCGACCCTGATGGACATCGTCGGCCGCTGGGACGGCGGCCTCAGCGATATCGACACCTACTCCGACCTCCGCCACGCCCTGGAGTGCTTAGATCCGCGCGAACGCCAGGTTATCGAACTGCGCTTCTTCGAAGACCTTTCCCAGGTCAAGATCGCGCGCGAGCTGAACATCTCCCAAATGCACGTCTCGCGCCTCCAGCAGCGCGCCCTGGAGCGCCTGCGCTACATCCTGGCCGACGAAACCAAGCGTCCCAGCCGCCTGCGCCGCAAAGCCGCCGCCCGTTCGGAGCAGCCTCCGCTGCTGAATTAG
- a CDS encoding helix-hairpin-helix domain-containing protein, which translates to MPTNNTPARRVKKTADQAAMDQEIVKAVVEDAIMGIAADVAAITSSDAAAGSELLIAETPEEEAIFDIARVPYLGPSRLTALAAAGITTIDDLHNAPVETIAAIKGVGLKQAAYIKNWVGEQLGAASAAETVSLVVEITDDLPPAPPVLDSLPPSAPEDLHANDSTPFDLVTSTANETAQDDMEAIDALINRLKESVPKKLREKSLKRQIDKIVAVISAVPEERDHLSTYGKKKTARTLDQIVKFLSSAVKEELPSKKKQTEFSEELKELRKRLEKALDD; encoded by the coding sequence TTGCCAACTAACAACACGCCGGCGCGACGCGTCAAAAAGACGGCGGATCAGGCCGCCATGGACCAGGAGATCGTCAAAGCAGTCGTCGAGGACGCCATCATGGGGATCGCCGCGGATGTCGCGGCTATCACTTCCTCGGACGCGGCTGCCGGATCGGAGCTTTTGATCGCCGAAACGCCGGAAGAAGAGGCGATCTTCGATATCGCCCGCGTGCCGTATCTTGGCCCATCCCGTCTCACCGCGCTGGCGGCGGCGGGAATCACAACGATTGACGATCTGCACAACGCTCCCGTCGAGACCATTGCGGCCATCAAAGGCGTCGGACTCAAACAAGCGGCGTATATCAAGAACTGGGTCGGCGAGCAGCTGGGCGCCGCGAGCGCCGCCGAAACGGTCTCGCTCGTCGTGGAAATCACGGACGACCTGCCGCCCGCGCCTCCCGTCTTGGATTCTCTGCCGCCGAGCGCGCCGGAAGATCTCCATGCCAACGACTCGACGCCGTTCGATCTTGTGACCTCCACCGCCAACGAGACCGCCCAGGACGATATGGAGGCGATCGACGCGCTCATCAACCGCTTGAAAGAAAGCGTGCCGAAGAAGCTGCGTGAGAAGTCCCTGAAGCGACAGATCGATAAGATCGTCGCGGTAATTTCGGCGGTCCCGGAAGAGCGCGATCATTTGAGCACGTATGGCAAAAAGAAGACCGCGCGGACTTTGGACCAGATCGTCAAGTTCCTTTCGTCCGCGGTCAAAGAAGAATTGCCGTCGAAAAAGAAACAAACCGAGTTCAGCGAAGAGCTCAAAGAGCTGCGCAAGCGGCTGGAAAAAGCGCTGGACGATTAA
- the pstB gene encoding phosphate ABC transporter ATP-binding protein PstB, with translation MTNIVSNEKQTPPALSRPVVKPPTPDANRVASKSKIVAKDVDFYYGDFHALKKINIVVPEHQVTALIGPSGCGKSTFLRTLNRMNDLIDGTRLTGSITLDGQDIYDRTRDVVGLRKTVGMVFQKPNPFPMSIYDNICYGPRIHGIRNRKMLDETVERTLRGAALWEEVKDKLHKSAFALSGGQQQRLCIARVLAVEPDVILMDEPCSALDPNSTFRIEQLMEDLRGHYTIVIVTHNMQQAARVSQQTGFFLRGELREFDDTSTIFTNPSDEETEAYVSGRFG, from the coding sequence ATGACAAACATCGTATCCAACGAAAAGCAGACGCCGCCGGCGCTTTCCAGGCCCGTCGTCAAGCCTCCGACGCCCGACGCCAACCGCGTTGCGTCAAAGTCCAAGATCGTCGCTAAGGACGTCGACTTCTACTACGGCGACTTCCACGCGCTGAAGAAGATCAACATCGTCGTCCCGGAGCATCAAGTCACGGCGTTAATCGGACCGTCGGGCTGCGGCAAATCGACCTTCCTGCGGACCTTGAACCGCATGAACGATTTGATCGACGGCACGCGCCTCACAGGCTCCATCACGCTGGACGGGCAGGATATCTACGACCGCACTCGCGATGTCGTCGGACTGCGCAAAACGGTCGGCATGGTCTTCCAAAAGCCTAATCCGTTCCCGATGTCCATCTACGATAATATCTGCTACGGCCCGCGCATCCATGGGATCCGCAACCGCAAGATGCTCGACGAGACCGTCGAGCGCACCCTGCGCGGCGCGGCCCTGTGGGAAGAAGTGAAGGACAAGCTGCACAAGTCGGCGTTCGCCCTTTCCGGCGGCCAGCAGCAGCGCCTTTGTATCGCCCGCGTTCTCGCCGTCGAACCCGACGTCATCCTGATGGATGAGCCCTGCTCGGCGCTGGACCCGAACAGCACCTTCCGCATCGAGCAGTTGATGGAAGATCTGCGCGGCCATTATACGATCGTCATCGTCACGCACAACATGCAGCAAGCGGCGCGCGTCTCTCAGCAGACGGGCTTCTTCCTGCGCGGCGAGCTGCGCGAGTTCGACGATACAAGCACCATCTTCACCAACCCTTCGGACGAAGAAACCGAGGCTTACGTCTCGGGCCGGTTCGGTTGA
- a CDS encoding CHAD domain-containing protein, producing the protein MAKALPIYAVNASGALAENAPLIVHTRLEEVYRFARYAHDVERVEELHNMRIAAKRLRYTMEIFAPCFPDAEFTKIYNQVKSVQERIGDIHDSDVRIPLLTAFRDEAAKDRPEYKIGLDNLIAVETAKREANYLDFVRYWEKLQKQGFKRQFLQLLVPTGGNERKEDAEIAN; encoded by the coding sequence ATGGCTAAAGCTCTGCCGATTTACGCGGTCAACGCGAGCGGCGCACTGGCCGAGAACGCGCCGCTGATCGTCCACACGCGTCTGGAGGAAGTCTATCGATTTGCGCGCTACGCGCACGATGTCGAGCGCGTGGAGGAACTGCACAACATGCGGATCGCCGCCAAGCGTCTGCGCTACACCATGGAAATCTTCGCCCCCTGTTTCCCCGACGCCGAGTTTACTAAGATCTACAATCAAGTCAAATCGGTCCAGGAGCGGATCGGCGACATTCACGACTCGGATGTTCGTATTCCGCTATTGACTGCTTTCCGTGACGAGGCCGCGAAGGATCGTCCGGAATACAAGATCGGGCTCGACAATCTGATTGCCGTGGAAACGGCGAAGCGCGAAGCCAACTATTTGGATTTCGTCCGTTACTGGGAGAAGCTGCAAAAACAGGGCTTCAAGCGGCAGTTTTTGCAGCTGCTGGTCCCGACGGGCGGGAATGAACGAAAGGAAGACGCAGAAATTGCCAACTAA
- a CDS encoding CHAD domain-containing protein gives MKSPYNITADASFTQSAVTALKTQFDEVMKNLPGTRAGDDIEALHDMRVATRRLRAAMSIFGPVFPEKQFRPLEKEVARITDALGGVRDADVQIDFMQKMSDSVPEAEKVGLQAFMEHLNAQRDRDRVIMIKELNRLEKSKFSRDFEAMLDQLQEDADHG, from the coding sequence TTGAAATCACCCTACAATATCACAGCGGACGCGTCGTTCACGCAGTCGGCTGTCACGGCGCTCAAAACGCAGTTTGACGAGGTGATGAAGAATTTGCCGGGAACGCGCGCCGGCGATGACATCGAGGCGCTGCACGATATGCGCGTGGCGACCCGCCGTCTGCGAGCCGCGATGTCGATCTTCGGGCCGGTCTTCCCGGAGAAGCAATTTCGTCCGCTGGAAAAAGAGGTCGCCCGGATCACCGACGCCCTCGGCGGCGTGCGCGACGCCGACGTGCAGATCGATTTCATGCAGAAGATGAGTGACAGCGTTCCTGAAGCGGAGAAAGTCGGCTTGCAGGCGTTTATGGAGCATTTGAACGCGCAGCGGGATCGCGATCGCGTGATCATGATCAAAGAACTCAATCGTCTCGAAAAGAGCAAGTTCTCCCGGGACTTCGAAGCGATGCTCGATCAATTGCAGGAGGATGCGGACCATGGCTAA
- a CDS encoding aldo/keto reductase codes for MTSRIQQLTNILPASISFSERRLQSNPATEIENAELSSRAVSDALGAGITLFHAAHEREAISLAAALAPLENTPPYLLSTTDGDALARCPDTAEGAAEAILRAITRKHEMLGRQTLDLFSLYDFRREVHHGEALDGAVRAMQEARQAQSITSIGATCYGDYDALADAIRGKAFAPDFVIVRCNYVDRRAAAALIPLCRDLGIDVIATQTFSWRGDIPFTRFPNIWRYRNMTKNFYGLSVAQAHLKWLSASELFDTILVSMQDAAQVAENVAAPKITQLPNGLESLFQSIGEAIDGTDDGWKGLLEDEIWEYRIAAQDALERRAGR; via the coding sequence ATGACGAGCCGAATCCAGCAGCTGACCAATATTCTTCCCGCCTCCATCAGTTTTTCCGAACGACGCCTGCAATCAAACCCAGCGACGGAGATCGAGAACGCCGAACTTTCCTCCCGCGCCGTCTCCGACGCCCTGGGCGCCGGGATAACGCTGTTCCATGCGGCCCACGAGCGCGAAGCGATCTCGCTGGCCGCCGCGCTTGCCCCTTTGGAAAACACGCCTCCCTACCTTCTCAGCACGACCGACGGCGATGCGCTCGCGCGCTGCCCGGACACCGCGGAGGGCGCCGCCGAAGCGATCCTAAGGGCCATCACGCGCAAACACGAGATGCTGGGCAGACAGACGCTGGACCTCTTCTCCCTTTACGATTTTCGACGCGAAGTCCACCACGGCGAAGCGCTCGACGGCGCTGTGCGGGCGATGCAGGAGGCGCGGCAGGCGCAAAGCATCACATCGATCGGCGCCACCTGCTATGGCGATTACGACGCGCTGGCCGACGCCATTCGCGGCAAAGCGTTCGCCCCCGATTTCGTCATCGTGCGCTGCAACTATGTCGATCGGCGCGCCGCAGCCGCGCTGATCCCGCTCTGCCGAGATCTGGGGATTGATGTCATAGCCACCCAAACGTTCTCCTGGCGCGGCGATATTCCCTTCACGCGTTTCCCCAATATCTGGCGTTATCGAAATATGACCAAGAACTTCTACGGTCTTTCCGTGGCGCAGGCGCATCTGAAATGGCTCAGCGCCAGCGAATTGTTCGACACCATTTTAGTCTCGATGCAGGACGCCGCACAGGTTGCGGAAAACGTCGCCGCCCCCAAGATCACGCAGCTGCCCAACGGGCTGGAGAGCTTGTTCCAGAGTATTGGCGAGGCGATTGACGGGACGGACGACGGTTGGAAAGGCTTATTGGAGGATGAGATTTGGGAGTACCGGATCGCGGCGCAGGACGCGCTGGAGCGGAGGGCCGGCCGATGA